One part of the Salinimonas iocasae genome encodes these proteins:
- a CDS encoding EAL domain-containing protein produces MRSTIARLCTIFLLVCCGPLFTSSAHAVSVTDIYFEELTLRDGLSDTTILDIVEGPDGYIWIATLGGLNRYSGYEFKQYLPDSSNAASLPSGVVRSLFVTAEGVLWIGTLDGLARYQPESDDFKVFNQSNSSLKSNNISFIGSSSEGDLLVAAGARIYLYDNQSEIIKPYDSGLQFDSRVVTIHDEASKLLIGTYSNGLFIYDKTQKELFSATDANPYSFNISAQRIRDIAVIQGDYWIATNHGVYQIAGSGNTKKQLTVLTHPLMGSDNIFSILEVDEDIWLGTDNNLSIYSPTQEQFVSIGPQNAELTGLTQRYIFSGLQDTTGKIWMGSYHGLFTYNPQLDNSRLFSNEKAFQEKTEGNAIWALDEDAEGKIWFVTQSEGLGRFDKETGDISYFLENTGRTFWDLVIDDNGLFWIANSSGVSVYKPTNDQLIEIANFLPNQLIDTILYQEGQVWFSPADKNVQLIAVQSKLLKDRSDNVDVADLMEIHHVDISTSQSSLLHIDSKGRVWLNSTDNIIIYEPKRKKVIKQITLPSASGRVFFVYEWRNSFWLLNTNNAVFQLNQKSFEIKRQSQMGQAEGTVLSAQGVDSTVWITTNNTIYQLDLLTLEKKNTLYLEELNYNDFNENSVLQTTSGELIFGGTKGFNIIKPEELTGKSEAPIITKAPQVTVVRAFGDNLSDGDYARLGSQNVVELAYDESRFTINFELVNPANPTLVEYRYRLLGFDDNWIGAENSRTAQFNNVSFGSYVFEVQAREKGKTWSSSAQQSIHVGRPPWLHTVALVFYAVVVSTFLLFLLRQYQVRKHNQQAIRESEERLKLTLWSSGDELWDWDVYRGQVYRSNTWGTLDFPQDNIRTSTAYDANIHPNDLMRVQEALKSHLEDKTDFYELAYRAKTFSNQWIWILDRGKVVTRDHNNQPVRMTGTLKNIHHLKEAEEQLNLFKRSIENISEGVFITNTNFKFISVNNAYCTYTGETRDQALASYMYFHQYPEAFTEEIKKTLKTKGNWFGEVESVRVNGEKFEIELNIDAVHDEDGRISHFVGVFSDITSRKSTEKELLKLANADPLTDLPNRSFFQASHQNLVRRAEAHALLCLDMDNFKKINDSLGHQTGDVLIKQIAKRIQRMTGTTATCYRLGGDEFSILLEDKSDIHTITHFAQGLLDSLARPFIINKQEFVLGASIGIAFYPEDGTTSQEMLKNADTAMYFAKNNGGNSYKFFSGEMNQNAVRQLQIENLIRQGIKDDLFTVYYQPKVDIFTGRLVSMEALVRFEHPHKGIVSPGQFIPLAEQTGQIIEIGDQVLRKALSDTKRWVNQGIFTGRVAVNISAKQFELPDLDERIIKVLNDVGLSPLHLECELTEGTLMEHPEQGLMMMERLRERGIHLALDDFGTGYSSLAYLKRFPLNTLKIDKAFIDDIAKSNVDRHMAASIINIAHNLGLKVVAEGVEHENQLSILRQYECEMLQGYLYSKPLPADRFEQLLNENQKLHELINQPKV; encoded by the coding sequence GTGCGCTCAACCATTGCTCGCTTATGTACAATATTCTTATTGGTATGCTGCGGACCTCTTTTTACGTCATCCGCGCATGCTGTCTCTGTTACAGACATCTATTTCGAAGAACTAACACTTCGGGATGGTCTTTCTGATACCACGATCCTGGATATCGTTGAAGGACCGGATGGGTATATTTGGATAGCCACTCTCGGCGGGCTCAACCGTTATTCCGGCTATGAGTTCAAGCAGTACTTGCCTGATAGTTCTAATGCCGCATCCTTACCCTCAGGCGTAGTAAGATCGCTTTTTGTTACTGCTGAAGGTGTACTATGGATTGGAACGCTAGATGGATTAGCGCGATATCAACCAGAGAGCGATGATTTTAAAGTATTTAATCAATCTAACTCCTCATTAAAATCAAATAATATTTCATTTATTGGTTCAAGTAGCGAAGGCGATTTACTGGTTGCAGCCGGAGCTCGTATTTACCTCTATGATAATCAAAGCGAAATCATTAAACCCTATGATTCCGGACTGCAATTTGACTCGCGCGTTGTCACAATTCACGATGAAGCTTCTAAGCTATTGATCGGTACATACAGCAACGGTTTGTTCATATATGACAAAACTCAAAAAGAATTATTCTCAGCCACTGACGCGAATCCATATTCTTTTAATATAAGTGCTCAACGAATAAGAGATATTGCTGTTATTCAGGGAGATTACTGGATAGCAACTAATCATGGTGTATATCAAATTGCCGGCTCGGGAAATACTAAAAAGCAACTTACGGTTTTAACTCATCCGCTTATGGGGTCGGATAATATCTTTAGTATTTTGGAGGTTGATGAAGATATTTGGCTTGGAACCGATAATAATTTGTCAATTTACTCGCCTACTCAAGAGCAGTTTGTATCTATAGGACCGCAGAATGCAGAACTAACCGGGTTGACGCAACGCTATATTTTCAGTGGTCTGCAGGACACCACAGGGAAAATATGGATGGGTTCTTATCACGGTCTGTTCACATATAACCCACAGCTTGATAATAGCCGTTTATTTTCTAACGAGAAAGCATTTCAGGAAAAAACGGAAGGTAATGCTATCTGGGCACTGGATGAGGATGCGGAAGGAAAGATCTGGTTTGTAACACAAAGTGAGGGGTTGGGTAGATTTGATAAAGAAACTGGTGACATAAGTTATTTTCTGGAAAATACAGGCAGAACGTTCTGGGACTTAGTTATTGATGATAATGGGCTATTTTGGATTGCAAATTCCAGCGGTGTTTCGGTATACAAGCCTACCAATGACCAATTGATTGAAATTGCGAATTTCTTACCAAATCAGTTAATTGACACAATTCTTTATCAAGAGGGTCAAGTTTGGTTTTCTCCTGCTGATAAGAACGTGCAACTAATTGCCGTCCAAAGTAAGTTGCTAAAAGATAGAAGTGACAATGTTGATGTGGCCGACCTAATGGAAATCCATCATGTGGACATTTCTACTAGCCAAAGCTCGCTGTTACACATAGATTCAAAAGGTAGAGTATGGCTTAACTCTACCGACAATATAATTATTTATGAGCCGAAACGGAAAAAAGTAATTAAGCAAATTACCTTACCTAGTGCCAGTGGTAGAGTTTTTTTTGTATATGAGTGGAGAAATTCGTTTTGGCTCTTAAATACAAATAATGCTGTTTTTCAACTAAATCAAAAAAGCTTTGAAATTAAACGTCAATCGCAGATGGGCCAGGCTGAGGGTACCGTGCTATCGGCTCAAGGTGTGGATAGCACTGTTTGGATTACTACTAATAACACTATTTATCAATTAGACTTACTAACATTAGAGAAAAAAAATACGCTATATCTGGAAGAGCTCAATTATAATGATTTCAATGAAAATTCCGTACTGCAAACAACCTCTGGTGAACTTATCTTTGGTGGAACAAAAGGGTTTAACATAATTAAACCCGAGGAGCTCACCGGAAAGTCTGAAGCTCCGATTATAACAAAAGCACCACAAGTTACCGTTGTACGCGCATTCGGTGATAATTTGTCTGACGGTGATTATGCAAGGCTTGGCAGTCAGAATGTCGTAGAGCTTGCCTATGACGAATCTCGTTTTACAATTAATTTCGAGCTGGTTAACCCTGCAAACCCGACGCTGGTTGAGTATCGCTATCGCTTACTCGGTTTTGACGACAACTGGATAGGTGCAGAAAATAGTCGTACAGCACAGTTTAACAATGTTTCATTCGGATCATATGTTTTTGAAGTTCAGGCCAGAGAAAAGGGTAAAACTTGGTCAAGCTCAGCACAACAGTCAATTCACGTTGGCCGACCTCCTTGGCTGCATACGGTAGCTCTTGTCTTTTATGCTGTTGTGGTAAGTACATTTTTATTATTCTTGCTAAGACAGTATCAAGTTCGTAAGCACAACCAGCAAGCCATCCGCGAATCAGAAGAGCGCTTAAAGCTCACATTGTGGAGCAGTGGTGATGAACTGTGGGACTGGGATGTTTATCGTGGGCAGGTCTATCGCTCAAATACCTGGGGCACACTGGACTTTCCCCAGGACAATATCCGTACTTCTACTGCTTACGATGCCAATATTCACCCTAACGACTTAATGCGTGTGCAGGAAGCATTAAAAAGCCACCTTGAAGATAAGACAGACTTTTATGAATTGGCCTATCGGGCTAAGACGTTTAGTAATCAGTGGATATGGATTCTTGACCGGGGCAAAGTCGTTACTCGTGACCATAATAACCAGCCCGTCCGCATGACGGGTACGCTGAAAAATATCCACCACCTTAAAGAAGCCGAAGAGCAGCTAAATCTATTCAAACGCTCTATTGAGAATATCTCTGAGGGCGTATTTATTACCAATACTAACTTCAAATTTATTTCAGTTAATAACGCTTACTGTACTTATACGGGGGAAACCCGCGACCAGGCGCTGGCTTCGTATATGTACTTCCATCAGTACCCCGAAGCATTTACCGAGGAAATCAAAAAGACGCTTAAAACTAAAGGTAACTGGTTTGGCGAAGTCGAGTCCGTGCGTGTCAACGGCGAAAAATTTGAGATAGAGCTAAACATTGATGCGGTTCACGATGAAGATGGCCGCATTAGTCATTTCGTTGGCGTATTTTCTGATATTACATCACGAAAAAGCACTGAAAAAGAGCTGTTGAAACTGGCTAATGCAGACCCGCTCACCGACTTACCTAACCGGTCGTTTTTCCAGGCAAGTCATCAGAACTTAGTGCGCCGGGCTGAGGCCCATGCCCTACTCTGCCTGGACATGGACAATTTTAAGAAAATTAATGATTCATTAGGGCATCAAACCGGTGATGTGCTGATTAAACAAATTGCTAAACGCATTCAACGCATGACCGGTACGACGGCAACCTGTTACCGTCTTGGTGGTGACGAATTCAGTATCCTGCTGGAAGACAAATCTGACATTCACACTATCACCCACTTCGCCCAGGGCCTTTTGGATAGCCTTGCCAGGCCGTTTATTATCAATAAGCAGGAGTTCGTTCTGGGCGCAAGTATCGGCATCGCGTTCTACCCTGAGGATGGCACTACGTCTCAGGAAATGCTGAAAAATGCCGATACAGCCATGTATTTTGCGAAAAACAATGGCGGTAACAGCTACAAATTTTTCAGCGGTGAAATGAACCAGAATGCCGTCAGGCAGCTGCAAATTGAAAATCTTATTCGTCAGGGCATAAAGGACGATTTGTTTACCGTGTATTATCAGCCCAAGGTTGATATTTTTACCGGACGCCTGGTGAGTATGGAGGCGCTGGTGCGCTTTGAACACCCGCATAAAGGGATCGTTAGCCCTGGTCAGTTTATTCCGCTGGCAGAGCAGACTGGGCAGATTATCGAGATTGGGGACCAGGTTTTACGAAAGGCCCTAAGCGACACAAAGCGCTGGGTTAATCAGGGTATATTCACTGGTCGGGTCGCCGTTAATATTTCTGCTAAACAGTTTGAATTACCCGATCTTGATGAGCGAATTATCAAGGTCCTAAACGATGTCGGGCTGTCCCCACTCCACCTTGAATGTGAGCTTACCGAAGGTACGTTGATGGAGCACCCAGAGCAAGGGCTTATGATGATGGAACGTTTACGTGAGCGGGGTATCCACCTGGCACTGGATGACTTTGGCACAGGCTATTCGTCGCTGGCTTATCTAAAGCGTTTCCCGTTAAACACCCTAAAGATAGATAAAGCCTTTATTGACGATATCGCCAAAAGTAATGTCGATCGTCATATGGCAGCATCCATCATTAATATCGCTCACAACCTTGGTCTAAAGGTGGTTGCAGAAGGTGTAGAGCATGAGAATCAGCTCTCTATTCTGCGTCAGTATGAGTGTGAGATGCTTCAAGGCTATCTATATAGCAAACCGCTACCTGCTGATCGTTTCGAGCAATTACTGAACGAAAATCAAAAGCTTCATGAGCTCATCAACCAACCAAAGGTGTAG
- the fadJ gene encoding fatty acid oxidation complex subunit alpha FadJ: MTEQTTTMENEKPSSASAFTLTRQDNGVAILTMDVPGESMNTLKSEFGEQINAMLDEIDADKSIKGVILASGKKKSFVAGADISMLAKCESAADAQKLATDGQDVFNRIEKMRATFVAAIHGPALGGGLELALACHYRICTDDNATQVGLPEVQLGLLPGSGGTQRLPRLIGIQQAMKMMLTGSSARAKQAKKYGIVDDVVPHSVLLDVAEKYALKRKPDREKPQKGMMNKLLEQNSFGRGVVFKKAREQTQGKTKGNYPAPMKIIDVIETGMNDGMAAGLRAEAKAFGELVMTPESYQLRQIFFATTEMKKENGVEGVEPRKVKKAGILGGGLMGGGIAYVTATKANVPARIKDIKPEGIAHAMKYSYDLLNKKVKKRYMRNSEMQKQMALLTGTLDYKGYREADIVIEAVFEDLDLKQKMVADIETHCNENTVFASNTSSIPIGQIAANAQRPENVIGLHYFSPVDKMPLAEVIAHEKTSDETISTTVAFARKQGKTPVVVKDGAGFYVNRILAPYMNEAANLLLEGEPIEHIDKSLVKFGFPVGPVKLLDEVGIDVGTKIIPILVDAFGDRFTAPSAFDKVLDDGRKGKKNGKGFYLYDGKKPGKEVDESIYSLLNIEPSSSKSEKEIAERCVLMMLNEAARCLDEGVIRSARDGDIGAIYGIGFPPFLGGPFHYMDSMGIDKVVEKLSDYAQKVDEKFAPCELLTSMKADGKTFY, encoded by the coding sequence ATGACTGAACAGACAACCACGATGGAAAATGAGAAGCCATCATCTGCAAGCGCTTTTACGCTGACGCGCCAGGATAATGGGGTTGCGATACTCACCATGGATGTCCCGGGTGAGTCGATGAATACCTTAAAGAGCGAGTTTGGCGAACAAATTAATGCCATGCTGGATGAAATCGATGCCGATAAAAGTATTAAAGGCGTAATACTTGCCAGTGGGAAGAAAAAGTCCTTTGTAGCAGGCGCAGATATTTCCATGCTTGCGAAGTGTGAAAGTGCAGCTGATGCGCAAAAACTTGCCACTGACGGACAGGATGTATTTAACCGCATTGAAAAAATGCGAGCGACATTTGTGGCGGCTATTCACGGACCTGCACTGGGAGGCGGACTGGAATTAGCGCTGGCGTGCCATTATCGAATTTGTACCGATGACAATGCGACGCAGGTTGGCTTACCGGAAGTGCAGTTAGGACTATTACCGGGCAGCGGAGGAACGCAGCGATTACCTCGTCTGATCGGCATTCAGCAGGCAATGAAGATGATGCTGACAGGCTCTTCTGCGCGAGCTAAACAAGCCAAAAAATACGGTATTGTTGACGATGTCGTTCCACACAGCGTATTGCTAGATGTAGCAGAGAAATATGCGCTTAAACGCAAGCCGGACCGCGAGAAGCCCCAAAAAGGGATGATGAATAAACTGTTAGAGCAAAACAGTTTTGGGCGTGGAGTAGTCTTTAAGAAAGCAAGAGAGCAAACTCAGGGTAAGACCAAAGGAAATTATCCGGCGCCGATGAAAATTATAGACGTCATCGAGACCGGGATGAATGATGGAATGGCGGCGGGCCTGCGCGCTGAGGCTAAAGCCTTTGGTGAGCTGGTTATGACGCCTGAATCCTATCAACTGCGCCAGATTTTCTTCGCTACCACTGAGATGAAAAAGGAAAACGGCGTCGAAGGGGTTGAGCCGCGCAAAGTGAAGAAAGCGGGTATCCTGGGTGGTGGCCTCATGGGCGGCGGGATTGCGTATGTTACGGCAACCAAAGCGAATGTGCCGGCCCGTATCAAAGATATCAAGCCTGAAGGCATTGCCCATGCGATGAAATACAGCTACGACCTACTGAACAAGAAAGTCAAAAAGCGTTATATGCGTAATTCTGAGATGCAAAAGCAAATGGCTTTGTTGACCGGGACGCTGGACTATAAGGGCTATCGTGAGGCAGATATTGTTATCGAAGCGGTATTTGAAGATCTGGATCTGAAGCAAAAAATGGTTGCTGATATTGAAACACATTGCAATGAAAATACAGTGTTTGCGTCAAACACCTCCTCGATTCCTATCGGCCAGATTGCTGCCAATGCTCAACGACCAGAAAATGTCATTGGTCTGCACTATTTCTCACCCGTAGATAAAATGCCGTTGGCTGAAGTCATTGCGCACGAGAAGACATCAGATGAGACTATCTCTACCACGGTAGCGTTTGCCAGAAAGCAAGGTAAGACGCCCGTTGTGGTTAAAGATGGGGCCGGTTTCTACGTAAACCGGATATTAGCGCCTTATATGAATGAAGCCGCTAATTTATTGCTGGAAGGCGAACCTATTGAGCACATCGATAAATCGCTGGTTAAATTCGGCTTTCCTGTAGGTCCGGTTAAGCTACTTGACGAAGTTGGTATCGATGTAGGAACAAAGATTATACCAATTCTTGTTGATGCGTTCGGTGACAGGTTCACAGCACCTTCAGCATTCGATAAAGTTCTGGATGACGGACGCAAGGGTAAGAAAAACGGTAAAGGCTTTTATCTTTACGATGGCAAAAAACCAGGTAAAGAGGTAGATGAAAGCATTTACAGTCTGCTTAACATAGAGCCATCATCTTCAAAGAGTGAAAAGGAAATTGCTGAGCGGTGCGTGCTAATGATGCTTAATGAAGCAGCCCGCTGCCTTGATGAAGGCGTGATCAGAAGTGCACGTGATGGAGACATCGGTGCCATTTATGGTATCGGCTTCCCACCATTTCTGGGTGGTCCATTCCATTATATGGATTCAATGGGTATTGATAAGGTAGTTGAAAAATTGTCTGATTATGCACAGAAGGTAGACGAGAAGTTTGCGCCCTGTGAGTTACTGACGTCAATGAAAGCGGACGGCAAAACATTCTATTAA
- the fadI gene encoding acetyl-CoA C-acyltransferase FadI, with protein sequence MATKQQVTTRSGDRIAIVSGLRTPFAKMATYFHGVPAVDLGKMVVNELLIRNGVSPELVDQVVYGQVVQMPEAPNIAREIVLGTGMNVHTDAYSVSRACATSFQSTVNIAESMMAGNIHVGIAGGADSTSVSPIGVSKNLARALVDMQKAKTVGQKASIFKRLSFKDLLPVPPAVAEYSTGLSMGQTAEQMAKSHHISREEQDKLAHRSHTLAAKSWEEGKLDDEVMTAYAEPYKGALSRDNNVRFDSSLEGYAKPKPVFDKKHGSVTAANATPLTDGASAVLMMTESKARELGYTPLGYIKSYAFSAIDVWEDMLMGPSYATPIALDRAGMTLNDLTLIEMHEAFAAQTLANIKMFASDKFAREKLGRDKATGEIDMDKFNVMGSSIAYGHPFAATGTRMITQMLNELKRRGGGSGLLTACAAGGLGAAMIVETE encoded by the coding sequence ATGGCGACTAAACAACAAGTAACAACACGTTCAGGCGATCGCATTGCGATTGTTTCGGGGCTTCGTACTCCGTTTGCGAAGATGGCAACGTATTTTCACGGCGTGCCAGCTGTCGATTTAGGGAAAATGGTAGTAAATGAACTGCTGATAAGAAATGGCGTATCCCCTGAGTTAGTTGATCAGGTCGTGTACGGCCAGGTTGTACAGATGCCCGAAGCTCCTAATATTGCCAGGGAGATTGTGCTTGGTACCGGCATGAATGTGCACACCGATGCTTACAGTGTCTCGCGCGCCTGTGCGACGAGCTTTCAGTCTACCGTCAATATTGCTGAAAGCATGATGGCAGGAAATATACACGTGGGTATTGCTGGTGGCGCAGATTCGACCTCGGTCTCTCCGATTGGAGTATCGAAAAATCTGGCCAGAGCACTTGTCGATATGCAAAAAGCCAAAACGGTTGGTCAGAAAGCGAGTATTTTTAAACGTCTTTCATTCAAAGATTTATTGCCTGTTCCACCTGCCGTTGCTGAGTACTCTACCGGCTTGTCGATGGGGCAGACTGCAGAGCAGATGGCGAAGTCTCATCATATTTCCCGGGAAGAGCAGGATAAGCTTGCACATCGCTCACACACACTCGCCGCTAAGAGTTGGGAAGAGGGTAAGCTGGATGACGAAGTGATGACAGCCTATGCCGAGCCTTACAAAGGAGCGCTCAGCCGTGACAACAATGTGCGCTTTGATTCCAGTCTGGAAGGCTATGCCAAGCCTAAACCGGTGTTTGATAAAAAACATGGTTCAGTGACCGCTGCCAATGCAACGCCTCTGACAGATGGCGCGTCAGCGGTATTGATGATGACTGAGAGTAAAGCCCGCGAACTTGGCTATACCCCACTGGGCTATATCAAAAGTTACGCATTCTCAGCAATCGATGTGTGGGAAGACATGCTAATGGGCCCTTCATATGCAACGCCTATCGCACTGGATCGCGCTGGAATGACGCTCAATGATCTGACGTTGATTGAAATGCATGAAGCATTTGCTGCCCAAACCCTGGCAAATATCAAAATGTTCGCCAGTGATAAATTTGCCCGGGAAAAGCTGGGACGTGACAAAGCCACGGGCGAAATTGATATGGATAAATTCAATGTAATGGGAAGCTCAATTGCTTATGGCCATCCCTTTGCTGCCACCGGCACGCGTATGATTACTCAGATGCTGAACGAGCTCAAGCGCAGAGGTGGCGGTTCAGGTCTGTTAACAGCCTGCGCGGCAGGCGGACTTGGTGCAGCAATGATTGTGGAGACAGAATAA
- a CDS encoding AAA family ATPase: MAAEQFQQLHAYLNSQIIGQHQLTRSLLIALLADGHLLVEGPPGLAKTRAINALANGMDADFHRVQFTPDLLPADLTGTDIYRPETGEFVFQQGPLFHNLMLADEINRAPAKVQSALLEAMAERQITVGSKTYPLPSLFLVMATQNPLEQEGTYPLPEAQLDRFLMHVEIDYPGGETELDILKLTRGEALKQSAPLPSKLSQEDIFKARDEALALHMAPELETYLVQLVIATRQPATIDEELANWIEFGVSPRATIALDRCARAHAWLAGRDFVGPDDIQAVVHNVLRHRIILTYQAEAQGITTNQVLDRIVQLVAVP; this comes from the coding sequence ATGGCAGCAGAGCAGTTTCAGCAACTCCATGCCTATCTGAACTCTCAGATAATTGGCCAGCACCAACTTACCCGCAGTCTCCTTATTGCCCTACTTGCCGATGGGCACCTTTTGGTCGAAGGGCCGCCGGGACTGGCCAAGACCAGGGCAATTAACGCGCTGGCAAACGGAATGGACGCTGACTTTCATCGCGTACAATTCACCCCCGATCTGCTTCCGGCTGATTTAACCGGTACCGACATATACCGCCCTGAGACAGGTGAGTTTGTTTTTCAGCAAGGGCCGCTGTTTCATAACCTCATGCTTGCCGATGAGATCAACCGTGCGCCGGCAAAAGTTCAGTCAGCGTTGCTCGAAGCGATGGCGGAAAGACAAATTACGGTGGGTAGTAAAACGTATCCCCTGCCCTCGCTATTTTTAGTGATGGCCACTCAGAATCCACTGGAGCAGGAGGGAACATACCCCTTGCCGGAAGCACAGCTTGACCGTTTTCTGATGCACGTTGAAATAGACTATCCCGGTGGCGAAACAGAGCTGGATATCCTCAAGCTCACGCGCGGAGAAGCGTTAAAACAGTCAGCACCTTTGCCGAGTAAACTTTCTCAGGAAGATATCTTTAAAGCCCGTGACGAAGCGCTCGCCCTTCACATGGCACCAGAACTTGAAACCTATCTTGTACAACTGGTTATAGCTACCCGCCAGCCTGCAACTATTGATGAGGAACTGGCAAACTGGATTGAATTTGGCGTCAGTCCACGTGCAACTATCGCACTGGATCGTTGCGCGCGCGCCCACGCCTGGCTTGCCGGTCGTGACTTTGTTGGTCCTGATGATATACAGGCGGTGGTTCACAACGTTTTACGTCACCGTATTATACTGACTTATCAGGCCGAGGCTCAGGGCATAACCACTAATCAGGTGCTGGATCGTATCGTTCAACTTGTGGCGGTACCTTAG
- a CDS encoding DUF58 domain-containing protein has protein sequence MNDSTRWLKALQSDGIHLTSQELLRYRQLHKLVNLAPAAKKQAGGSGAYLSKYKGRGMEFDEARHYQAGDDIRAIDWRVTARTGKTHTKIYREERERPVFVLCDLSESMQFGTQLLLKSVQAAHLTALISWAAAQRGDKVGALLFGAKNHHECKPMTRSKAVLAICHQLIQMQSAALTNASQQENAFEDACARARRLARPGSLVYIVSDFNQLNTASAQHIAQLSRHCEVKALMVTDPLEFTLPQTNGQREVIVTDGTSRQTWQLGNRHLTQKYQNTQRAHFDNINSWLAEIGVSLQHISAGLPLDQQLVNAG, from the coding sequence ATGAATGACTCAACACGCTGGCTTAAGGCGCTTCAGTCCGACGGTATTCATCTGACATCGCAGGAATTACTGCGATACCGACAGTTACATAAACTGGTGAACCTCGCCCCTGCTGCAAAAAAGCAGGCCGGCGGGTCGGGCGCCTACTTGAGTAAGTATAAGGGCCGCGGCATGGAGTTTGATGAGGCCCGGCATTATCAGGCCGGCGATGATATCAGGGCCATTGACTGGCGGGTTACTGCCCGTACCGGTAAGACCCATACAAAAATTTATCGTGAAGAGCGCGAGCGACCGGTCTTTGTGCTTTGTGACTTATCTGAATCCATGCAATTTGGTACTCAGCTGTTGCTGAAAAGTGTACAGGCTGCGCACCTTACAGCTCTGATTAGCTGGGCAGCTGCTCAGCGTGGCGACAAAGTGGGTGCATTGTTGTTCGGCGCGAAAAATCATCATGAATGCAAACCGATGACCCGAAGCAAAGCGGTACTGGCAATTTGTCACCAGCTAATCCAAATGCAGTCTGCTGCGCTCACCAATGCATCGCAGCAGGAAAACGCATTCGAAGATGCGTGTGCCCGCGCTCGCCGGCTGGCTCGCCCTGGCAGCCTCGTGTATATAGTTTCTGATTTCAACCAGCTTAATACCGCCTCAGCGCAACACATTGCACAGCTCTCACGCCATTGCGAGGTAAAAGCGCTGATGGTTACCGACCCGCTTGAATTTACACTTCCGCAGACTAATGGTCAGCGTGAGGTCATTGTTACTGATGGTACCAGCCGGCAAACCTGGCAATTAGGCAATCGCCATCTTACCCAAAAGTATCAAAATACTCAGCGTGCACATTTTGACAATATCAATTCATGGCTGGCTGAAATCGGCGTAAGCCTTCAGCACATATCCGCGGGCTTGCCCCTGGATCAGCAATTAGTCAATGCAGGTTAA
- a CDS encoding DUF4381 domain-containing protein, which produces MNEQESLLSQLNDIHKVSADPWPLAWGWWVLAAVIILLIVLAVYLWIRQRRFSLAQRQAITEIKLISEKNDAWPGQMNQVLKRAALAYYPAYSLSGLYGQRWTQFMVSRVKSRHQRAMESSLSQLQDMLYQPAKPDPALFKSCQQASLDWLKKAQFKRQFAGASQEASHV; this is translated from the coding sequence ATGAATGAACAAGAATCACTGCTTTCTCAGCTGAACGACATTCATAAAGTATCCGCAGATCCCTGGCCTCTTGCCTGGGGTTGGTGGGTACTTGCTGCTGTCATTATTTTGTTGATAGTTCTCGCGGTTTATCTCTGGATAAGACAGCGTCGCTTTTCACTGGCGCAGCGACAGGCTATCACTGAAATTAAACTAATAAGCGAGAAAAATGACGCATGGCCAGGTCAGATGAATCAGGTACTCAAGCGCGCCGCGCTTGCATACTACCCTGCTTACTCGCTTTCCGGGTTATATGGCCAGCGCTGGACGCAGTTTATGGTCAGCAGAGTAAAGTCACGCCACCAGCGCGCCATGGAATCCTCCCTGAGTCAGTTACAGGATATGCTTTACCAGCCAGCCAAGCCGGATCCGGCGCTGTTTAAGTCTTGTCAGCAGGCATCTTTGGACTGGCTGAAAAAAGCACAGTTTAAGCGACAATTTGCAGGCGCATCACAAGAGGCTTCGCATGTTTGA